CATGTCCCAAATGTCTCTTTCCTTATCCTTTGAGTGATAGAGAGTATTGTCGCTTAATACGCAATAGCCATTCAAAGATAAATATGATGTTTAAATTCTTTAGTGCTTTAAGGCGGCTGAGATTTGATTACAATGAGATAGAACCAAGATCAAATTTTAATAGGATGAAGGTTCAAATTGATAATGAACTGCTGATTACTATAGGCAGGAGAAAATACCTATATAATAGCCATGTTGATAAGTTACATCGGCTAGAGAGAAGAGCCTAAAAAGGTGATAACTACTTCGTTTAACAATATTAAATTAGTCATCTTTGATCTCGATGGCACATTGATAGATGCTTATGAGGCGATCGAGTCCAGTTTTAATTTTACTATGAAAAAATTAGGACTACCCACAAAAAGTAAGTCAGTAATCAAAAGGGCTGTTGGCTGGGGAGATAAAAAGTTATTATCGCCTTTTGTGCCAAAAAAGGCATTGAATTCTGCCTTAAGGATTTACCGGGCACATCATAGGGAGTCACTGCCGAAGAAATCGAGATTATTTTCAGGAGTCAGGAAGTTGCTTGGGAGATTATCTTCGAGGTATCATCTAGCTGTTGCAAGCAACAGACCGACAAGATTTTCCAAAATCATATTGAAGGCGCTTAATATAAATAAGTACTTTTCTTTTTTGCTCTGCGGGGATAGACTAAAGAGAGGCAAACCGCACCCAGAGATTCTTCGTAAGATTTTAAGGTATTTTCGTATGCAGCACGATGAAGC
This window of the Candidatus Omnitrophota bacterium genome carries:
- a CDS encoding HAD family hydrolase, which translates into the protein MITTSFNNIKLVIFDLDGTLIDAYEAIESSFNFTMKKLGLPTKSKSVIKRAVGWGDKKLLSPFVPKKALNSALRIYRAHHRESLPKKSRLFSGVRKLLGRLSSRYHLAVASNRPTRFSKIILKALNINKYFSFLLCGDRLKRGKPHPEILRKILRYFRMQHDEAIYVGDMAIDVQTANSAKIKSIIVTTGSSSLYEIKREAPYQIISNIKQLEKLLIT